One Desulfocurvus vexinensis DSM 17965 genomic window, GGGAAAACCCCCCTTTTCTTGAGGAGAAAAGGGGGGTTTTCCCCGCCCCCGCCGGGCCCTGGCCCCCGTGGCCGTGGCCGCACTGGACAAGCCCGGCGGGCTGTGGTTTGTATCCGGCTGCCCGATTCCACTTTGGCGCCGCTGTTGCGGCGTTGCGAGGTTTGCCATGCCGCCGTCCCTGCTGCCGCCCATGCTTCTGGACAAGTGCAAGGCCCTGTACAGGCTGCCCCTGTGCGATGTCGTGAGCATCGTGCGCAACAAGATCAGCCCGGTGCGGGTTTCGCCGCTGGAGCGCATCGCCGCGTCCAAGGCGATGCAGCCTGCCCGGCCCTGGGAGTTCCTGGTCAAGTACGAGACGATCCTGGCCCGGGCCCGGGGCTGGGAGCCGCTGGATTTCCGGGGGCGGCATGTGCTGGAGCTTGGCTGCGGGCCGCTGCTGGGGTTCCTGCCCCTGGCGGTGTTCCGGGGCGCGGCGCGCTGCACGGCGGTGGAGCCGGGGTTCAACCCCGGGGTGCTGGGCCACGGGCCCATCGTGGAGGGCTATTTCCGGCCCATGTGGCATCTGCTGGGGCTTTTGTACGGCCCCGGGCCGACCTTCGAGGCGTTCATGGCCGCCCTGGGCGCGGTGGACGTGCGGCCCGTGCCCATCCTGGAGGCCGGGGACGCGGCGGGCGTGGACGTGGTGCTGTCCAACTCCTGCCTGGAGCATGTCAGCCCGCTGGAGGCGTCCCTGACGCGGGTGCGCGCGTGGTGCGCGCCGGGGGTCCGCTGGCTGCATCTGGTGAATTTTTCCAACCATTTGCGGACGCGGGACCCCTTCAAGGGCATCTACGCCATGGAGCCGGAGCGGTACCGCCGCACGGTGGGCGGCGGGTTGAACCTGCTGCGCTGCCCGGACGTGGGCGCCGCCCTGGCTGCGGCGGGGTTCGCGGGCGGGGTGACGCCCATGGACGCCAGCCGCGTGTTCGAGAGCGGCCCGGTCCACCCCTGGTGGCGCGAGCATTACGGCGCCGACGACCTGGCCGTGCGCACGGCCCTGTTCTCGGGCTGAGCCGGGGCGCCTTGCGGCGCGCTTACAGGGTCACGGTTTCGAAGGTCATGTCGCGCAGGTCGAAGAGCAGCATTTTTCCGGCCAGGGCCGGGGGCTCGCCGGTCAGGATACGCAGGGCCTCGGCGGCCTGGAGGGTCGCGGCCAGGGCCACGGACGGGGCCGGGCTGCCGAGCAGGTCTTCGGCGCCGTCGCCCTGGCCCATGAGGGCCGCCGGGCCGGGGGCGCCGGGCAGCACGGTGGCCACATAGCCGCACAGCCCGGCGATGGCGGCGGTGACCAGGGGCACCCCGGCGCGGGCTGCGGCGCGGGCCAGGGCGGGCCGGGCGTCCAGGCCGCCCAGGGCGTCCACGGCCACGGCGGTGCCCTGGGCCAGTTGCGTCATGGCCTCTTCGTCCAGGAATTGCGCGCGGGCGTCCAGCTCGGTGGCGGGGTTCACGGCCTGGCAGCGCTGGCGGGCGGCCTCGGCCTTGGCCTGGCCCAGGGTCCGGGCGGTGGCCAGCAGCTGGCGGTTCAGGTTGCTGGGCTCGAAGGTGTCGCCGTCGGCGGCGGTGATGCGCCCGGTGCCCGCGCGGGCCAGGATTTCGAGCACGTGGCCGCCCAGGCCGCCCAGGCCGACCAGCAGGGCGCTGGCGCGCAGCAGGCGGCATTGGCGGGCCGGGTCCAGGGTCTGGAAGTTGCGCAGGTAGCGTTGGGGCGTCAGGCCGCATTCCAGGGCCAGGGCCTGGGCCTCGCGCAGGGGCAGGGCGAACTCGCGGGCCAGGGCGGCGCAGGCGGCCTCGTCCAGCCCCGGGCAGGGCGGCTGGCCGGGGCGCGGCAGCGCGCACGCCAGGGCCCGGGCCCTGGCGCAAAAGCCCTGGGGCGCGGGCACCCTCAGCCTCCGCCGATGGCCGGGAACAGGCCGACGCGGTCGCCGTCGGCCAGGATGCGCTCCGGGTCGGCGT contains:
- a CDS encoding HesA/MoeB/ThiF family protein, translated to MPAPQGFCARARALACALPRPGQPPCPGLDEAACAALAREFALPLREAQALALECGLTPQRYLRNFQTLDPARQCRLLRASALLVGLGGLGGHVLEILARAGTGRITAADGDTFEPSNLNRQLLATARTLGQAKAEAARQRCQAVNPATELDARAQFLDEEAMTQLAQGTAVAVDALGGLDARPALARAAARAGVPLVTAAIAGLCGYVATVLPGAPGPAALMGQGDGAEDLLGSPAPSVALAATLQAAEALRILTGEPPALAGKMLLFDLRDMTFETVTL